Proteins from one Dysgonomonas sp. HDW5A genomic window:
- a CDS encoding glycoside hydrolase family 43 protein: MIKLKYLLVAFLFILDVNVLFASTSYIESPSGNNNVSSHQSFQPGKIWTDTDGIHINAHGGGMLYHNSKYYWFGENKGEKSNNALVGVMCYSSDDLYNWKNEGVALSVVESDENSPIAKGCIMERPKVVYNQKTKQFVMFFHLELKGKGYESAHVGIATSDKPTGPFRFVKSYRPNAGYFPIDMSEKQKSSKVTPENFPKWWTKEWTTAVKDGMFVRRDFQGGQMSRDMTVYVDDDGKAYHIYSSEENLTIQLAELTDDYLSHTGKYIRIEPAGHNEAPAIFKKDGRYFMITSGCTGWAPNAARLLVADNIWGPWKLYPNPCVGKNSELTFHSQSTYILPVAGKKDAFIFMADRWTPKNPIDGRYVWLPIQFENNLPVLRWLDNWTLDIFDL; encoded by the coding sequence ATGATAAAGTTAAAATATCTCCTAGTAGCCTTCCTTTTTATTCTTGATGTAAATGTTTTGTTTGCCTCTACTTCTTATATAGAATCTCCATCGGGAAATAATAATGTCTCTTCGCACCAATCATTCCAACCCGGAAAAATATGGACGGATACAGATGGCATCCACATAAACGCTCATGGAGGAGGAATGCTTTATCACAACAGCAAATACTATTGGTTTGGAGAAAATAAGGGAGAAAAAAGCAATAACGCCTTAGTGGGTGTTATGTGCTATTCGTCAGACGACCTTTACAATTGGAAAAACGAAGGAGTTGCCCTTTCTGTTGTAGAAAGTGACGAAAACAGTCCTATTGCAAAAGGCTGCATTATGGAACGACCTAAGGTAGTGTACAATCAAAAGACAAAACAATTTGTCATGTTCTTTCATCTCGAACTGAAAGGCAAAGGATACGAAAGTGCCCACGTAGGAATTGCGACAAGTGATAAACCAACCGGACCATTTCGGTTTGTGAAATCATACCGTCCCAATGCAGGATATTTCCCTATAGATATGTCTGAGAAGCAAAAGAGCTCTAAAGTTACACCTGAAAATTTCCCTAAGTGGTGGACTAAAGAATGGACTACCGCCGTAAAAGACGGAATGTTTGTCCGCCGTGATTTTCAAGGAGGGCAAATGTCACGTGATATGACCGTATATGTAGATGACGATGGCAAAGCCTATCATATATATTCGTCGGAAGAAAATCTGACTATACAATTAGCAGAACTGACTGACGACTACCTGAGCCACACTGGTAAATATATACGGATAGAACCCGCAGGTCATAACGAAGCTCCTGCTATTTTCAAGAAAGACGGGCGTTACTTTATGATTACCTCAGGATGTACAGGCTGGGCTCCTAATGCTGCACGTTTACTTGTTGCAGACAATATCTGGGGACCTTGGAAATTATATCCTAATCCTTGTGTAGGCAAAAACTCCGAACTGACTTTTCATTCACAAAGTACCTATATATTACCTGTTGCAGGCAAGAAGGATGCTTTTATTTTTATGGCAGACCGATGGACTCCCAAAAATCCGATAGATGGCAGGTATGTATGGCTACCTATTCAGTTTGAAAATAATTTACCTGTATTGAGATGGTTAGATAACTGGACTTTAGATATCTTTGATTTATGA
- a CDS encoding BNR repeat-containing protein translates to MKNLIVLILGLLPQLIYSQQLVPVGDGWANNSLNVTVFRKNSLVTYKDTQFIAYYDNDGFLILGKRKLPKREWTIHKTQYTGNVNDAHNSISIMADGDGYLHVSWDHHGHPLRYAKSIAPLSLELGDKQSMTGELEENVTYPEFYKMPNGDLIFIYRDGQSGKGNLVLNRYNVKTKTWNQLQKNLIDGEGKRNAYAQSCVDDKGVIHISWVWRETPDVATNHDLCYAKSLDGGITWMNSKGKIYILPIIAETSEYAALIPQNSELINQTAMTTDSKGNPYIATYWREKNSDIPQYHIVYNKHNEWRVLNLNFRNTSFSLKGGGTKRIPISRPQLIVDTKGKNTNLFLLFRDEEREGKVSMAVCKDVDGNKWTVRDLTDFSVGSWEPSFDTELWRNKKQLHIFVQKADQVDGEGKADIAPQKVQVLEVYP, encoded by the coding sequence ATGAAAAACCTTATTGTACTTATTCTGGGCTTATTACCTCAACTCATTTATTCACAGCAGTTAGTGCCTGTTGGTGATGGATGGGCAAACAATTCGTTGAATGTAACCGTATTCCGAAAAAATTCGCTTGTCACATACAAGGACACACAGTTTATAGCGTATTATGACAATGATGGATTCCTAATCTTGGGTAAGAGAAAACTTCCTAAAAGAGAATGGACTATACATAAAACTCAATATACAGGTAATGTGAATGATGCTCATAATTCTATCAGCATTATGGCTGATGGTGACGGATATCTGCATGTATCTTGGGATCATCACGGACACCCTCTGCGCTATGCTAAGAGTATTGCACCTCTATCTTTAGAATTAGGCGATAAACAATCGATGACAGGGGAATTGGAGGAAAATGTCACTTATCCTGAATTTTACAAAATGCCTAATGGAGATTTGATATTTATATATCGGGATGGGCAATCGGGAAAAGGAAATCTCGTCTTAAACCGCTACAACGTAAAAACCAAGACATGGAATCAGTTACAGAAAAACCTGATCGATGGCGAAGGCAAGCGAAATGCTTATGCCCAATCGTGCGTAGACGATAAAGGTGTTATCCATATTTCGTGGGTATGGCGTGAGACTCCCGATGTGGCAACTAATCATGACCTATGTTATGCAAAATCATTAGACGGAGGTATAACATGGATGAATTCAAAAGGAAAAATATATATATTACCGATAATTGCCGAGACATCGGAATATGCAGCATTGATTCCTCAAAACAGCGAACTGATCAATCAAACTGCAATGACTACCGACAGTAAAGGTAATCCTTACATTGCAACTTATTGGAGAGAAAAAAACTCTGATATCCCACAATATCATATTGTTTATAACAAGCATAACGAATGGAGAGTGCTGAACCTTAATTTCCGAAATACATCTTTCTCTCTTAAAGGGGGAGGAACAAAACGTATACCTATTTCACGCCCTCAACTGATAGTTGACACTAAGGGTAAAAATACAAATTTATTTCTACTGTTTCGGGATGAAGAAAGAGAGGGAAAAGTCTCGATGGCTGTTTGCAAAGACGTTGATGGAAATAAATGGACAGTCCGTGATTTAACTGATTTTTCGGTCGGCTCATGGGAACCCTCTTTCGATACAGAACTATGGAGAAACAAGAAACAACTGCATATTTTCGTTCAGAAAGCAGATCAGGTAGATGGAGAAGGCAAAGCTGATATAGCACCTCAAAAAGTACAAGTATTAGAAGTCTATCCGTAA
- a CDS encoding sugar phosphate nucleotidyltransferase yields the protein MKPTLFVLAAGMGSRYGGLKQLDALGPNGEAIMDYSIYDALQAGFGKIVFVIRKAFEEEFRKKILSKYEKSIPVEVVFQELDDLPEGFTPNPEREKPWGTNHAVLMGKTVINEPFGIINSDDFYGRESFQLLAGQLRNMEGKTAHYCMMGYMLGNTLSDSGSVARGICEVDKDNILLKIVERTEVKRAEGTPQFKDEDGTWKNLTDTTPVSMNMWGFTPDYFDLSEKYFVEFLKENKDKVKAEFLIPTLINTLIEKKLIEVKVFNTPSKWFGITYAKDRPEAILKIKDLVANKVYPDKLFS from the coding sequence ATGAAACCTACATTATTTGTACTGGCAGCCGGAATGGGTAGCCGATATGGTGGACTAAAACAGCTCGACGCTTTGGGTCCTAATGGGGAAGCTATTATGGATTACTCCATATACGATGCATTACAAGCAGGATTTGGTAAAATTGTATTTGTAATACGAAAAGCTTTTGAAGAGGAATTCAGAAAAAAGATTCTCTCCAAATACGAAAAATCAATACCTGTAGAAGTAGTGTTTCAGGAATTGGATGACCTGCCCGAAGGGTTTACTCCCAACCCCGAGAGAGAAAAACCATGGGGTACAAATCATGCGGTATTGATGGGTAAAACGGTTATTAACGAACCATTCGGAATCATAAATTCTGATGACTTTTACGGCAGAGAGAGCTTTCAACTTTTAGCAGGACAACTCAGAAACATGGAGGGTAAAACCGCTCATTATTGTATGATGGGGTACATGTTAGGCAATACATTGTCCGACAGCGGATCGGTAGCCAGAGGTATCTGCGAAGTAGACAAAGACAATATTCTTCTCAAAATAGTAGAGCGCACCGAAGTTAAAAGAGCGGAAGGTACTCCTCAGTTTAAAGACGAGGATGGTACTTGGAAAAATCTGACTGATACAACTCCCGTGTCTATGAATATGTGGGGATTCACTCCCGATTATTTCGACCTTTCGGAAAAATATTTCGTCGAATTCCTAAAAGAAAATAAAGACAAGGTGAAGGCTGAATTCCTGATCCCGACTTTAATAAATACGCTGATCGAAAAGAAACTGATCGAAGTGAAAGTATTCAACACACCATCCAAATGGTTTGGTATTACTTATGCTAAAGATCGCCCCGAAGCTATTTTGAAAATAAAAGACCTTGTAGCAAATAAGGTATATCCTGATAAACTTTTCAGTTAA
- a CDS encoding alginate lyase family protein, translating into MKKTYILFLLFLGMISTVNAQWIWDINTMTSVKANIHSLTYSSAYRDLLQDADKVMQKKTLSVTDKKAIAPSGDKHDYVSLSRYVWPDPAKSDGLPYIHRDGESNPELENYDRNPLGEMANAVNTLSLAYFFSGDERYAAKAVEFLRTWFLDPKTKMNPNLNYAQFVPGVNDSKGRPMGLIDTYSFVDMLNSVQLLESSKSYTAKDKAVLQKWFGEFTKWFETSKQGVEERNAKNNHALAYDVQLAIYHLFSGNDKGAQKVVDEFAEKRLFTQIEPDGKQPQELRRTLAFGYSQYNIRHMIDMFAIAKHFGKELNKVESSDGRTFYKAVDFLTTYLGKEVSEWPYQQISGWEGKQQELCEDLYRIVALDPSKQNYLALYKKYSKQKMSDRNRLLFGAPDVIDEVFNFTIRQYDYAFECMDKVLATTDKKNLVNPRTVEKDGSLRMVTPRDWCSGFFPGSLWYVYGYSKNNQWKEKANKQSLLIEGEKMDRGTHDLGFKLYCSFGNGYRLTNDNHYKEILLQSAETLSKRFNPKIGAIRSWDHNADKWQFPVIIDNMMNLELLFWAAETSGNKKYYDIADKHAMTTLNNHFRDDYSSYHVVSYDTISGKVEKKQTHQGYSDSSAWARGQAWALYGFTMTYRYTKNADYLKLADEVAKFIFSNKNLPADLIPYWDFNDPSIPNAPRDVSAACVIASALYELAHYSNTNKEKYTTWADTILSNLIDNYMAQEGTAQGFLLLHSTGNYPKSDEIDAPIVYADYYFLEALNRKKNLKNNQKVY; encoded by the coding sequence ATGAAAAAAACGTATATTTTATTCCTGCTTTTTCTGGGAATGATATCCACCGTTAATGCTCAATGGATATGGGATATCAACACAATGACATCCGTTAAAGCAAATATCCATTCGCTCACTTATTCGAGTGCCTATAGAGACCTTTTGCAGGATGCTGATAAGGTTATGCAGAAGAAAACACTATCGGTTACAGACAAAAAAGCAATAGCTCCGAGTGGCGATAAACACGATTATGTGAGCCTTAGCAGATATGTTTGGCCCGATCCTGCAAAATCAGACGGATTGCCTTATATACATAGAGATGGGGAATCTAATCCCGAATTAGAGAATTATGACAGAAACCCATTAGGAGAGATGGCTAATGCTGTAAATACGCTATCGTTGGCTTACTTCTTTAGTGGTGACGAACGTTATGCGGCAAAGGCTGTGGAATTTCTTCGTACATGGTTTTTAGATCCGAAAACTAAAATGAATCCCAATCTCAATTATGCACAGTTCGTTCCCGGTGTAAATGACTCTAAAGGTCGTCCTATGGGATTGATTGATACCTATTCGTTTGTGGATATGCTGAATAGTGTACAACTTCTCGAAAGTTCGAAGAGTTATACTGCAAAAGACAAAGCCGTATTACAGAAATGGTTCGGTGAATTCACAAAGTGGTTCGAAACCAGTAAACAGGGTGTTGAAGAGCGCAATGCGAAAAATAATCATGCCTTAGCATACGATGTTCAGTTAGCGATATACCACTTGTTTTCGGGTAACGATAAAGGGGCACAAAAGGTTGTGGATGAATTTGCCGAAAAACGTCTTTTCACTCAAATAGAACCCGATGGAAAACAACCTCAGGAATTGCGTCGAACATTGGCTTTCGGTTATTCGCAGTACAATATCCGTCACATGATAGATATGTTTGCCATTGCTAAACATTTTGGAAAAGAACTGAATAAAGTAGAATCTTCGGATGGCAGAACCTTTTATAAAGCGGTAGATTTCCTGACTACTTATCTGGGCAAAGAAGTTTCGGAGTGGCCATATCAACAAATAAGCGGATGGGAAGGCAAGCAACAGGAATTGTGTGAAGACCTTTATCGAATTGTGGCTTTAGATCCGTCAAAGCAAAATTACTTAGCACTTTATAAAAAGTATAGTAAACAAAAAATGTCCGATCGCAACCGATTACTTTTTGGTGCTCCCGATGTGATAGATGAAGTATTCAACTTTACAATACGTCAGTACGATTATGCTTTTGAGTGTATGGATAAAGTTTTAGCTACTACCGATAAAAAGAATCTGGTTAATCCACGTACAGTAGAAAAGGACGGAAGCCTTAGAATGGTAACACCTCGTGACTGGTGTTCGGGTTTCTTCCCCGGATCGCTGTGGTATGTATATGGTTATAGTAAAAACAATCAATGGAAAGAAAAAGCCAATAAGCAATCGCTCCTTATTGAGGGTGAGAAAATGGACAGAGGCACACATGACCTTGGCTTTAAATTATATTGCTCTTTTGGCAATGGTTATAGGTTGACAAATGACAATCATTACAAGGAAATACTTTTGCAATCGGCTGAAACTTTATCTAAAAGATTCAATCCTAAGATTGGAGCTATCCGTTCGTGGGATCACAATGCCGATAAATGGCAATTTCCTGTAATCATAGACAATATGATGAATTTAGAGCTTTTGTTTTGGGCGGCTGAAACTTCGGGCAATAAGAAGTACTACGATATTGCAGATAAGCATGCCATGACCACATTGAACAACCATTTCAGAGACGATTATTCGTCTTATCACGTGGTTAGCTACGATACAATATCTGGTAAGGTGGAGAAGAAACAAACCCATCAGGGATATTCCGATTCTTCGGCATGGGCAAGAGGTCAGGCGTGGGCGTTGTATGGTTTTACAATGACTTATCGTTATACGAAGAATGCTGATTATCTGAAATTAGCGGATGAGGTTGCCAAGTTTATCTTCTCGAATAAAAATCTCCCTGCCGATCTGATTCCATATTGGGATTTTAATGATCCATCTATACCAAATGCTCCGAGAGATGTTTCTGCGGCTTGTGTTATAGCATCGGCTTTGTATGAGCTGGCACACTATAGTAATACGAACAAGGAAAAATATACAACATGGGCTGATACCATATTGAGTAATCTGATTGATAATTATATGGCTCAGGAGGGTACTGCGCAAGGATTCTTGTTGCTGCATTCGACAGGGAATTATCCTAAGTCGGATGAGATTGATGCTCCGATTGTATATGCTGATTATTATTTCCTGGAAGCACTCAACAGAAAAAAGAATTTAAAGAATAACCAAAAGGTGTATTAA
- a CDS encoding glycoside hydrolase family 2 TIM barrel-domain containing protein: protein MKKTCKTPFIVVITLLIYLVSFPSTLSAQRELKTINDGWRFIKQDIPQASDAEFNDKQWEHVSIPHTWNSDAYVDKQYYRGIGWYRKNLYISDQYKDKQVFIRFEAANTVASVYVNGNFVGEHKGGYTSFTFDITPYCLIGKDNQIAVKVDNSLTDVPPVSGDFTIFGGIYRDVWLITTPKQHFDLSDFGSNGVYIDTKDVSQSAASYIIRGNVKNDGSLSKKIEVTYTLKDPQGKIIKTDKNTITIQPNSKSSFSYTGKIDNPQLWSPEHPNLYAIETSVYDPKTKQVLDKVNNNTGFRWYKFDGKEGFFLNGKPYKLNGVCRHQDQQPIGNALSDEIHRRDMQMIKDMGVNFIRISHYPQDDAILEQCDKLGLLTWEEIPVIDIVPEDKDFTANCENMLREMIRQHYNHTSVIMWGYMNEILLMTQRKYQGDALKAPTDRALVLANHLEKVLKEEDLYRPSTMAFHGSDSYNKAGFNDIVDVVGWNLYQGWYSDDFTGFEKFLRDQQSKHPDNPKIVSEYGAGSDKRIHSLTPQRFDFSIEYQQEYIEHYLPVIEKEKYISGATYWNFIDFGSAARDESMPRINNKGLVYSDRTPKDVYFLFKSFYRKDIPVIHIASHDWQNRTGITRTGEPCMQPVKVYSNMDEVELFQNGKSLGIKKCHNRTATWNVPFTDGEHFFTAKGVFEGKPIETGLTISFNSVPEVLNNQNLEKLELAINAGSTSFFTSSESNLTWVPDKEYKPGSWGFIGGKTAETVAQIMGTADNPLYQSLRESPDQYRFDVPAGRYEVELSFSDIFLPKEKVAYDLSENSQKAVSNENVFDIVINGKVVESKVNPARNVGFYGVDKKRFIVEVSEQNYIEIKLISLSGKSFINALKVRKL from the coding sequence ATGAAAAAAACTTGCAAGACACCATTCATTGTGGTCATCACACTTTTAATTTATTTAGTATCGTTCCCATCAACGCTTAGTGCTCAACGAGAGCTGAAAACCATAAATGACGGATGGCGGTTTATTAAACAAGATATACCTCAGGCATCTGATGCGGAATTCAATGATAAACAATGGGAGCATGTATCTATACCTCATACTTGGAATAGTGATGCTTATGTTGATAAGCAATATTACCGAGGCATAGGGTGGTATCGTAAAAACTTATACATATCGGATCAATATAAAGATAAGCAGGTTTTTATCCGTTTCGAAGCTGCAAATACAGTCGCTTCGGTGTATGTCAACGGCAATTTTGTAGGAGAGCATAAAGGAGGCTACACATCGTTTACATTCGATATTACGCCCTATTGTTTGATTGGCAAAGATAATCAGATAGCCGTTAAAGTCGATAATTCATTGACAGATGTACCTCCCGTTTCCGGCGATTTTACAATCTTCGGCGGAATCTATCGGGACGTGTGGTTGATTACTACACCAAAACAACATTTCGACCTGTCCGATTTTGGTTCGAACGGAGTATATATTGATACCAAAGACGTTTCGCAGTCGGCAGCTTCTTATATCATACGTGGCAATGTAAAGAATGATGGATCACTATCGAAAAAGATAGAAGTAACTTATACCCTAAAAGACCCACAAGGCAAAATTATCAAAACGGATAAGAATACAATCACTATTCAACCTAATTCAAAAAGCTCGTTTTCTTATACAGGGAAAATTGATAATCCGCAGCTTTGGTCGCCTGAGCATCCGAATTTATATGCTATTGAAACATCCGTTTATGATCCTAAAACAAAGCAGGTATTAGACAAAGTCAATAACAATACAGGATTTCGTTGGTACAAGTTCGATGGAAAAGAAGGCTTTTTCCTGAATGGAAAACCGTATAAACTAAACGGAGTATGCCGTCATCAGGATCAACAGCCGATAGGCAATGCTTTGAGTGACGAGATACACCGACGTGACATGCAGATGATAAAAGATATGGGTGTGAATTTTATCCGCATTTCTCATTATCCGCAAGATGATGCCATATTGGAACAGTGCGATAAATTAGGGCTGTTGACATGGGAAGAAATTCCCGTTATTGATATCGTGCCAGAGGATAAAGATTTTACCGCAAACTGCGAAAACATGCTTCGGGAAATGATTCGCCAGCATTACAACCATACTTCGGTTATTATGTGGGGATATATGAACGAAATATTGCTGATGACACAACGTAAATATCAGGGAGATGCATTGAAAGCTCCTACTGATCGAGCTTTGGTTTTGGCTAATCATCTCGAAAAAGTATTGAAAGAAGAAGACCTGTATCGCCCGAGTACAATGGCTTTTCACGGAAGTGATTCGTATAATAAAGCGGGATTTAATGATATTGTGGATGTTGTAGGATGGAACCTGTATCAAGGTTGGTACTCTGATGATTTTACAGGATTCGAGAAATTCTTAAGAGATCAGCAGTCAAAGCATCCCGATAATCCTAAAATTGTAAGCGAATACGGTGCAGGCTCTGACAAGCGTATTCATTCTCTGACCCCTCAGCGATTCGATTTCAGTATCGAATATCAGCAGGAATATATCGAACATTATCTTCCCGTGATCGAGAAAGAAAAATATATAAGCGGTGCTACTTATTGGAATTTTATAGATTTTGGGTCGGCAGCACGTGACGAATCTATGCCTCGAATCAATAATAAAGGGCTTGTATATTCGGATAGGACTCCTAAAGATGTGTACTTTTTGTTCAAGTCTTTTTATAGAAAAGATATTCCTGTTATTCATATTGCTTCTCACGACTGGCAAAACAGAACAGGTATTACTCGTACGGGAGAGCCTTGTATGCAACCCGTGAAAGTATATTCGAATATGGATGAGGTCGAGTTATTCCAAAATGGAAAATCACTCGGAATCAAGAAGTGTCACAATCGCACGGCTACATGGAATGTTCCATTTACAGACGGAGAACATTTTTTTACAGCCAAAGGTGTGTTTGAAGGAAAGCCAATCGAAACAGGATTAACCATCTCGTTTAACTCGGTACCCGAAGTCTTGAATAATCAGAATCTGGAAAAACTTGAACTTGCCATAAATGCAGGTAGTACTTCATTTTTCACATCTTCGGAGAGCAATCTTACTTGGGTTCCCGATAAAGAATATAAACCCGGAAGCTGGGGATTTATCGGAGGGAAAACAGCTGAAACTGTAGCACAAATAATGGGCACGGCAGATAATCCTCTGTATCAAAGTTTGCGGGAATCTCCCGACCAATACCGTTTTGATGTTCCCGCAGGAAGATATGAAGTAGAATTATCTTTTTCGGATATATTCCTCCCTAAAGAAAAAGTAGCTTATGATCTGAGCGAAAACTCTCAGAAGGCAGTCAGTAATGAGAATGTATTCGATATTGTTATTAACGGAAAAGTGGTAGAATCAAAAGTAAATCCTGCAAGAAATGTCGGATTTTACGGAGTAGATAAAAAACGATTCATTGTAGAAGTGTCCGAACAAAATTATATCGAAATCAAATTAATCTCTCTTTCAGGAAAATCATTTATAAATGCATTAAAAGTTAGAAAATTATAA
- a CDS encoding RagB/SusD family nutrient uptake outer membrane protein has product MRKIYFLLIAWALCLSGCDLDKLPETNFTDAAFWKTETDVRAACNRLYDELQGFSHDTRGDELVRTAADNVSAGSRTVPSTSDDNWNKPYTRIFTANNILDKAPRAAIEESVLNRWMAEAYFFRAYHNFMLVKLYGDIPLVLKSFDDPNDPIMYSGRTSREQVIQQCYKDLEFAAEWLPTRAKLPEKDWGRVTHSSALGMIVRIGLYEGTFVKYHNLGNDYKAHLKKSIDAAELLMKEGHDLYPNFEKLFTFDGEGPKNLENVFVKVYGPNGAGTTVHGNARAMENSVSITRQMVDLFLYNDGLPREKSPLKVTPEKSFDDALTNRDPRLKMTVFSLGEDAFKGAYIPFSNQHGYGYSIKKGFMMDEWITVGRETVDKMLIRYAEILISYAEALYEYNGSITNDQLDKTVNKLRSRVGFNVKLTNDFTTANGLNMLDEIRRERTVEFIDEGFRYDDIMRWKIAEKVLPTYLIGAKFVDSETSKLRKDLEARLTDSTGKLKGKQVYDEADMYVIELADDRRFDADRDYLYPIPLNEVALSKGNITQNPNW; this is encoded by the coding sequence ATGAGAAAAATATATTTTTTACTGATCGCTTGGGCTCTATGCCTCTCAGGGTGCGATTTAGATAAACTTCCGGAAACGAATTTTACAGATGCAGCATTCTGGAAGACTGAGACCGATGTGCGTGCTGCATGTAACCGATTGTATGACGAGCTGCAAGGCTTTTCGCACGATACACGTGGCGATGAATTAGTGAGAACGGCTGCTGATAATGTGTCGGCAGGAAGCCGTACAGTACCGTCTACCTCCGATGATAACTGGAATAAACCTTATACCCGTATTTTCACAGCTAATAATATTCTCGACAAAGCTCCAAGAGCAGCTATCGAAGAATCCGTTCTGAATAGGTGGATGGCCGAAGCCTATTTCTTTAGAGCCTATCATAATTTTATGCTCGTGAAACTGTATGGCGATATCCCTTTAGTGTTAAAGTCATTTGATGATCCCAATGACCCCATTATGTATTCGGGGCGAACCTCACGTGAGCAGGTTATTCAGCAATGCTATAAAGACCTTGAGTTTGCTGCCGAATGGTTACCTACAAGAGCCAAATTACCGGAGAAAGACTGGGGACGTGTTACCCATTCGTCGGCATTAGGTATGATTGTTCGAATCGGATTATATGAAGGGACTTTTGTTAAGTATCATAATCTGGGCAATGATTATAAAGCGCATCTGAAGAAATCGATAGATGCAGCAGAGTTATTGATGAAAGAAGGGCATGACCTTTATCCTAATTTCGAGAAGCTATTCACATTTGACGGCGAAGGTCCGAAGAATCTGGAGAATGTATTTGTGAAAGTATACGGTCCCAATGGAGCAGGAACCACAGTTCATGGTAATGCCAGAGCAATGGAAAACAGCGTTTCGATAACTCGTCAGATGGTCGATTTATTCCTTTATAACGATGGGCTGCCTCGTGAAAAATCACCACTTAAAGTAACTCCCGAAAAAAGTTTCGATGATGCTTTGACTAATAGAGACCCTCGTCTCAAAATGACTGTTTTCAGTCTGGGAGAAGACGCTTTCAAAGGGGCATACATACCCTTTTCTAATCAGCATGGATATGGTTATTCGATAAAGAAAGGTTTTATGATGGATGAATGGATTACGGTAGGACGGGAGACAGTAGATAAAATGCTGATTCGTTATGCTGAAATACTGATCTCCTATGCAGAGGCTTTATATGAATACAATGGTTCGATAACAAATGATCAGTTGGATAAAACCGTGAATAAATTACGAAGCAGAGTCGGGTTTAATGTGAAACTGACCAATGACTTCACTACCGCTAACGGTCTTAATATGTTGGATGAAATTCGCCGTGAACGGACAGTTGAGTTTATTGACGAAGGTTTTCGATATGATGATATCATGCGTTGGAAAATAGCCGAGAAAGTATTACCTACCTATCTCATAGGTGCAAAATTTGTAGATTCCGAAACAAGTAAATTACGTAAAGACTTAGAAGCCCGTTTAACTGATTCTACGGGAAAACTGAAAGGGAAACAGGTGTATGACGAAGCCGATATGTATGTGATCGAACTGGCTGATGATCGGAGGTTTGATGCTGATAGGGATTACTTGTATCCGATTCCATTGAATGAAGTAGCTCTTTCGAAAGGAAATATTACTCAAAATCCTAACTGGTAA